The genomic stretch TACCGCATTACGTCGTTGGGTCGATCAAGTCCGCAAGGAGCGTCTGGGTTCAACACCGGTGGGGGCGAAAGCTATTACGCCTGAGCAAAAAGAAATCCAGGCGCTTAAAGCTCTGCTCAAGCAAAAAGATCGGGATATCGAAATCCTAAAAAAGGCCAGTGCTCTCCTGCTTATGGACTCCAAAGATCATTTCCGCTGATCAGCGAGCTAGGCGAGCAGTACGGCATTAGTGATTGTTGTCGTGTATTTGAAGTTAATCGAAGCAGTTTTTACGTCTGGCGTCAGCGTCAGGGCCGATCGAATCCTGAACGCGAGAAGCTCATCGTTGTTTTGATCAAGCAACACAAGGAGTCGAGGGGCTCTGCCGGTGCTCGGACTCTTTCCAAAGAACTGCAAGCAAAGGGGCATCGCGTGGGGCGCTACATGGCTCGCAGCCTAATGAAAGAGGCCGGTATCGTCAGTCGTCAGCGGCGGCGCCACAAATACAAATCTTCGGGCGTAGAGGCCTTGGTGGCGCCTCACGAGCTCAAGCGCAAGTTTGATGTCTCGGCGATCAATCAAGTCTGGTGCGGGGACGTCACCTACATTCAGATCGGTAAGCGTTGGCTGTATTTCGCGGCGGTTCTGGATTTATTTGCACGCCGCCTCGTGGGGTGGTCATTTTCACTGATATCCGATGCCACGTTGACGTGCGAAGCGTTACGCATGGCGGTTGAGCTGCGAGGACGACCCAAAGAGGTGTTGTTTCATTCCGACCAGGGATGCCAGTACACCAGTCACAAGTTCAGGAATGAGTTGGTGGCACACAGGATCAACCAGAGCATGAGTCGCAAGGGGCAATGTTGGGACAACGCCCCAATGGAGCGCTTCTTTGGCAGCCTGAAATCAGAATGGATGCCTGAAGGCGGATACAGCTCGGAGCAGGAAGCCCGAGCTGATTTGCAGCAATACGTGATGCGCTACAACAACTCCAGGCTCCACAGCTACAACGACTATCGCTCGCCGGTAGCCATGGAAAAAATGGTCGCGTAGAAAACCTAAACATGTGTCCAGAATTACTTGACCAGTTCAGCTTGCTCGCGATGGACGCAAGAGCACCGCGGTGGATCAGGCTTGGAACGTCATCGTTGACGACCATCGCATACCCGGACTCACGCTATTGGCCCATGGTTTCAAGCCCGGTCGCCGCGTTATCATGCCCTGGGACCTGGTGCTATCTCGCGCATCACCTGCAAAAGGACTTCAGCTCATGACAACGCCCCGCATCCGCGCGCTCGCGCTTTGTGTGTTCCATCACCAGGGAAAAATCCTGGTCCATCGCTTCGTCGACCCCGTCACCGGACAGAGCCTGTTCCGGCCAGTCGGCGGTGGCATCGAGTTCGGTGAAACCAGTGCCCAGGCGATCGAGCGTGAAGTCCAGGAAGAGCTCGACCTGGCGATCGACAACCTGCGCCTGGTCGGCACGCTGGAAAGCCTGTTCACGTACAACAACATCCCGGGGCATGAAATCGTCCAGGTCTACGATGGACAATTTCGCGATCAGCACCTGTACCAGATGCCCCACCTCGATGGTCACGAAAGCGACGGCATGGCCTTTCAGGTCACCTGGCAAGACAGCTCGGCTTTCACCGCCACGTCGCCCCTGGTACCCGAAGGCCTCTATCCGCTGCTGAAGAACGCCGGCCTGCTTGCCTGATCCCAATCCCACCGCGCCCAGACCACCGTCACCAAGGATGTCCGGGAGTTGAAGTGCCTGCGCGACAACCTGGGGCGAGCTGCAGGCTTCAGCTCGAATGCACAATTGCCTCGTCCGGAACATCGTCCAACGATTCCGGTTGCCCCGGATCTTCGGTGATCACCGTGAAATCACTGACCTCGACCGCGCCCACCCCGTACCCCAGCAGGTGGAAGGAAAAGGCCTTGCGTGACTCGGGGTTGTCGAAGCTGAAGTTCATCTCCAGCGGTTGATCGCCGGTCACCAGCATTTCTTGCGGCAGGCCCAGCGGCACGTCCTGTTCCAGCTCCTTGGCCTTGAGCAGGATGTAGACCTTCTCTTGCGGGTCCACCGAGCGCACCGTCAGGCGCACGCGGGTCTGGGAGCCCTTGGGCATTTCCAGGTACTGCGCGCCGATCAGGTTGTCGGCCCAGTCGTCCTTGATCTGTGCCTGCAGCGGGATGATCGCCGGGCTGCCGAACTGGTAGCGCTGGTTCAGCGGGGTGCGCAGCAGTGTGCGGTCCAGGGCCTCGGCGCGGGCGCTGATCTGACGGGCCCGCAGGCCGCCGTACTGGCCGGCGAAGGTCGCGCGGTCGGCAATGAACCCCGCGCTGTTGTAATAGCGGCAGCGCTGCTGGAAATCGCACTCGGTGAGGGTGCCCTGGCCGTCGTGATAACGCAGCTTGCCGTTGGTGTAGGACATGATTTCACGGCCGCTGGCATAGTCGCGAAACAACGAGCGGCCACTCAGGCTCGGCGGCACCGGCAAGGAGAAATAGTCGAGGATCGAGGTACTCAGGTCGACGTGCCCATAGACCCCTTGCTTGACCCGGGGCAGTTGTTCCTGCTCGGGGGCCAGTGTCAGGTTGAAGCCCCAGGACGAGGCCAGGCGCACGCCA from Pseudomonas sp. S04 encodes the following:
- a CDS encoding IS3 family transposase; the protein is MSDCCRVFEVNRSSFYVWRQRQGRSNPEREKLIVVLIKQHKESRGSAGARTLSKELQAKGHRVGRYMARSLMKEAGIVSRQRRRHKYKSSGVEALVAPHELKRKFDVSAINQVWCGDVTYIQIGKRWLYFAAVLDLFARRLVGWSFSLISDATLTCEALRMAVELRGRPKEVLFHSDQGCQYTSHKFRNELVAHRINQSMSRKGQCWDNAPMERFFGSLKSEWMPEGGYSSEQEARADLQQYVMRYNNSRLHSYNDYRSPVAMEKMVA
- a CDS encoding transposase encodes the protein MRNSYSNEFKLKAVLMVLDEGLAVPDVCASLNIGPTALRRWVDQVRKERLGSTPVGAKAITPEQKEIQALKALLKQKDRDIEILKKASALLLMDSKDHFR
- a CDS encoding NUDIX hydrolase, which codes for MTTPRIRALALCVFHHQGKILVHRFVDPVTGQSLFRPVGGGIEFGETSAQAIEREVQEELDLAIDNLRLVGTLESLFTYNNIPGHEIVQVYDGQFRDQHLYQMPHLDGHESDGMAFQVTWQDSSAFTATSPLVPEGLYPLLKNAGLLA